In the Clostridium cellulovorans 743B genome, AGTATATTTATCACAGAAAGACGTACGACAAGTTCAGCTTGCAAAGGGTGCAATAAGAACAGGAATTGAATTTTTACTTAAAAGCAAAAATGTAAAGGCTGATGAAGTAGATAAAGTTCTTATTGCAGGTTCATTTGGTTACCATTTAAGAGTGAAAAGTTTACTTAACATAGGGCTTTTACCTAAGGCATTTGAAGGCAAAATAGAGTTTATAGGTAATACCTCTAAAAGTGGGGGACAGGTGTTATTAGTTAATAAGAATTATAGAAAAGAAATAAGTGAGGTTGTAAAAGAAATTGAAGTTATAGAACTTTCAAATTATGAGGATTTTGATAAGGTGTTTGTAAAAAACATCAAATTCTAAAAATATTTTAATTCTATTTATAGAAAGCTATTCTAAATTGATTTTATAAACTTTATTTTACGGTCCCTTATTTAGTAAATAAAAACTATCCTAAAAAAACTAACCATACAAATGTGATTAGTTTAGGATAGTTTTTATTTTTAGCGTTACACACACATTGAAAGTTATAATGTGTGTGCAATATAATCGCTGTGTCAAGGTAAATGATGTGTACAATAAAATTATTCGTAAATTACCCTTATGTTTATTCCTTGGTTGTAGTTCCCGAAGTTCTTTCCGAAAATTGTTAAGCCGCCTATGTTTTTAGTGTCTTCTGGAACTGATAATTTTATTGATAAATCACTTTTGTAGTTTAAGTTAATATCACTTATTGTTACATCAGAAATTTTTAGTCCGTCGATAAAAGTACCGTATTTATTGATGTAAAGTAACTTTAATAACCCATATTGATTCCAATTTGGAAACCACCAAGAAGGTGTTAATATACCTTTACTGTCTGCATAATCTCCTGGGCTAGTCCAAGCTCCTAAATGCATATCATTTAAGCTGAAATGAATATCGGAAGGCCAAATAGAACAATTTCCAGGAGCTTCTGAACTAATCTCCATAGAGATTTGTATTTCTGAGAAATTTTGTCCTGGTTTCAAGTAGTTTGGAATTCTATATTCGATAAAACCTTTAGTAAACCAAAGAATATCGCTGTTAATTCTTTCAGGATCAGCGAAATAACTTGGATTGTCTACTTCACCTATAAGTTTATCTTTGGTTGCAATACCGCAAGTTGGATAAATGTCGTAAGAATTATAGTGACCTATACCTATTTCTACTTCGTAGGAATTAGGGACTTCATCTTTAACTATATCGATAACGAATTTATCCTCGTGAAGAGCACAAATTTTTTGAGTACCGTGCTTTGCTGTTAAAGTGCTAATTTTAATTAGACCACATTCTTCTAACTTTTTTACGTGCATAGTTATAGCACCATTGGATAATTCTAACTTTTCTGAGAGTTCATTCATGTTTAGTTGCGTATATTCTGATAAAAGTCCAATTATTTTTATTCTTATGTCAGAACTTAAAGCCTTAAATAATGGCAAACCTTCATTAAGATCTGTAATATGAATCATATATATAATACTCCTTTGAGGTATAATAATTAAATATTAGTAAACTATTTATAGTATACACCAAATGAGAGATTAAATAAATATATAATTTTAACTGAATGTAAAATGAAGAACACAACTGTATATAGAAAATGTTAACAAAAACTACACACAAAATATATATTAGGAAATCAAATAAAGGATAGTTAAAAATAAACTATCCTTCTAAATATTATTTCGTTGAAAATTTATAAATTGTGGTGTGAGTGTATTTTTCATTAGCTTTTAATATAGGGGAAGGAAAAGAAGGGCAATTTATAGCGTTAGGGAAGTATTGAGTTTCAAGACATAAGCCATCCCCTTTTTGATAAGCAACTCCGTTTTTGCCTTTTTCTGCACCATCTAGAAAATTACCGCTATAAAATTGAATTCCTGGTTTAGTTGTAAAGATATCCATTAATCTTCCAGTTTTTTCATCTAAAACTTTTGTGGCTAAAAGGGAAATGTCTCCATTTGTATTTAAAACCCAATTATGATCATAGCCGTTAACAAAAGCAATTTGTTCAAAATTATAGTCAATCATTTTAGAAATTTGTGAAAGAGTTCTAAAGTCCATTGGTGTTCCTTCGACTTTTTTCAACTCACCAGTAGGAATAATATCTGGGGCTATTGGAGTGAATGTATCTGCGTTAATTTGTAGTTTATGATTGAAGATAGATCCACTGTCATGACCACCAAGGTTAAAGTAGGAATGATTAACAATGTTAACTACTGTATCTTTATCTGCTACTGCCTCAGTATCTATCTTTAAGGAATTATCTTTTGTTAAGGAGTATGTAACTTTAACATTGAGATTTCCAGGATAGCCCTCTTCACCATCTTTACTTAGATATGTGAATTCAACAGCATCATAATCTGGAGTTTCAATTATTTCTGAATTCCATAAAACTTTTTTATAGTTATTAAGGCCTCCATGAAGAGAATTTTCTCCATCATTTTTTGCTAGTGTATATTTTATATCATTAATATAGAATTCTGCATCTTTTATTCTGTTCCCAGTTCTTCCTATAGTGGCACCTAGATTTTGTGGATTTTCAAGATAGCCTTCAAAATCATCATAACCTAAAACTATATCTGCAAAATTGCCATTAGAATCAGGCGTATTAAGTGCAACTAGTATAGCACCGAAGTTAGTTAATTTAGCGGTTATACCATTAGAATTTTTAACCG is a window encoding:
- a CDS encoding aldose epimerase family protein; its protein translation is MSITKELFGKTHNGEDAYIFTVKNSNGITAKLTNFGAILVALNTPDSNGNFADIVLGYDDFEGYLENPQNLGATIGRTGNRIKDAEFYINDIKYTLAKNDGENSLHGGLNNYKKVLWNSEIIETPDYDAVEFTYLSKDGEEGYPGNLNVKVTYSLTKDNSLKIDTEAVADKDTVVNIVNHSYFNLGGHDSGSIFNHKLQINADTFTPIAPDIIPTGELKKVEGTPMDFRTLSQISKMIDYNFEQIAFVNGYDHNWVLNTNGDISLLATKVLDEKTGRLMDIFTTKPGIQFYSGNFLDGAEKGKNGVAYQKGDGLCLETQYFPNAINCPSFPSPILKANEKYTHTTIYKFSTK
- a CDS encoding ArsR/SmtB family transcription factor; this translates as MIHITDLNEGLPLFKALSSDIRIKIIGLLSEYTQLNMNELSEKLELSNGAITMHVKKLEECGLIKISTLTAKHGTQKICALHEDKFVIDIVKDEVPNSYEVEIGIGHYNSYDIYPTCGIATKDKLIGEVDNPSYFADPERINSDILWFTKGFIEYRIPNYLKPGQNFSEIQISMEISSEAPGNCSIWPSDIHFSLNDMHLGAWTSPGDYADSKGILTPSWWFPNWNQYGLLKLLYINKYGTFIDGLKISDVTISDINLNYKSDLSIKLSVPEDTKNIGGLTIFGKNFGNYNQGINIRVIYE